One window of the Microvirga mediterraneensis genome contains the following:
- the fghA gene encoding S-formylglutathione hydrolase, whose product MSFETVSQARSFGGTQFVYRHLSEETGTPMRVAVFVPPQAAAAKVPVVWFLAGLTCTEENFTVKAGAQRVASELGLILIAPDTSPRGEAVPDDPEGAYDFGLGAGFYVDATQEPWARNYRMRSYLERELPDLVAEHLPADMSRQGIMGHSMGGHGALTIGLRDPERFRAVSAFAPIASPLNCPWGEKALSRYIGPDRAAWRDYDACALIEGGARLPDLLVDQGTADGFLDSQLKPQLLEAACAKAGQPLTLRMQDGYDHSYFFIATFIEDHLRWHAQRLGAS is encoded by the coding sequence TTGAGTTTCGAGACCGTCTCGCAAGCGCGCAGCTTCGGCGGCACGCAGTTCGTCTATCGGCATCTTTCCGAGGAAACCGGCACGCCCATGCGCGTGGCGGTCTTCGTGCCGCCGCAGGCCGCCGCCGCCAAGGTGCCGGTGGTGTGGTTCCTCGCCGGGCTCACCTGCACGGAAGAGAACTTCACCGTGAAGGCGGGCGCGCAGCGGGTGGCCTCTGAGCTCGGCCTGATCCTGATCGCCCCGGATACCAGCCCCCGCGGCGAGGCCGTACCGGACGATCCCGAAGGCGCTTACGATTTCGGCCTGGGCGCCGGCTTCTACGTGGATGCCACGCAGGAGCCTTGGGCGCGCAACTACCGCATGCGCTCTTATCTGGAGCGCGAGCTGCCGGACCTCGTCGCCGAGCACCTGCCCGCCGACATGAGCCGGCAGGGCATCATGGGCCATTCGATGGGCGGCCATGGCGCGCTCACCATCGGCTTGCGCGACCCTGAGCGCTTCAGGGCCGTCTCGGCCTTCGCGCCGATTGCCTCGCCCCTGAATTGCCCCTGGGGCGAGAAGGCGCTGTCGCGCTATATCGGGCCCGACCGCGCGGCCTGGCGCGACTACGATGCCTGCGCGCTGATCGAAGGCGGCGCCCGGCTCCCGGATCTCCTGGTCGATCAGGGCACGGCCGACGGGTTCCTGGACAGTCAGCTGAAACCGCAGCTCCTGGAAGCCGCCTGCGCCAAGGCGGGCCAGCCTCTCACGCTGCGGATGCAGGACGGCTACGACCATTCCTATTTCTTCATCGCAACCTTCATCGAGGACCATCTGCGCTGGCATGCGCAGCGGCTCGGCGCGAGCTGA